The DNA window GCGCAAGAGCTGCATGACGAGTTGCGCCGCCGCGGCGAGAACATCGGGTTGACGACGGTCTACCGGACGCTGCAGTCGATGGCGGCGGCGGGGATGATCGACACGCTGCGCACCGACACCGGTGAATCGGTCTACCGCAGGTGTTCGGAGCACCATCACCACCACCTGGTGTGCCGCAGTTGTGGCGCCACCATCGAGGTGGGCGATCACGAGGTCGAGGAGTGGGCGACGGCAGTGGCCGCCAAACATGGCTTCTCCGACGTCAGCCACACGATTGAAATCTTCGGCACCTGTTCGGACTGCGGCGGCCGTTAGCCGGTTACGCCGTCAAAGCCCGACGGATCTCGGCGCCGGTGTCCAGCACCAACAGGATCAAGGTCCGCAGGGCCTCGTCGGTCAGGCCGCCGCCCGGGAAGTTGTAACGCAGCATCACGTCGGCGGTCTTGGATGCGCCTTTGCCCGAATTGCGTTGCACGGCCTTATCGTTGACCTTCTCGATCAGGCTCACACTGCCGAAGTTGCTGTCGCGGGCCTGTTTCGTCACTTGCTCGCTGATCTTCTTGGTCAGCGGCAGATCCCAGGCCAATATCTGGGTGAGCGATACCAGATCGAGGCCCTCGGCGATGTTCACCACCCGCAACGAGGCGATGGTGCCGCCGTGGCGCACCGTCACCGCGCCGTCGGCCTCCTCCTCGAGTGGAAGGACGTCGCCGAGTATCGACGCCAGACGCTCCTGCAACGACGGCACTATGCGCTCCCGAATCTGCGGTTGCGGGAGGCGTATTCCTCACACGCCGCCCATAAGTCGCGGCGGTCGTAGTCGGGCCACAGCTTGTCCTGGAACACGTACTCGGCGTACGCCGCCTGCCACAACATGAAATTGCTGGAC is part of the Mycobacterium mantenii genome and encodes:
- a CDS encoding Fur family transcriptional regulator, whose protein sequence is MTGTSVRSTRQRAAISTLLETLDEFRSAQELHDELRRRGENIGLTTVYRTLQSMAAAGMIDTLRTDTGESVYRRCSEHHHHHLVCRSCGATIEVGDHEVEEWATAVAAKHGFSDVSHTIEIFGTCSDCGGR